Below is a window of Acidimicrobiales bacterium DNA.
TCCTCGTCGGCGCTCCCCGCGGCCAGCCGGCCGGCGAGCGCGACGAGGTCGACCTCGCCCTGGCGCTCGGCGGGGGTGAGGCCGACCGTCGCCGCCTTCTTCTCCACCTTCTCGGCGAGGAGGAGGGCGGGGAGGGCGGCGGGGATCCCCTCCATCACCGAGGAGCGCCCCTTCTCGACGAGCTTGGAGCGCTCCCAGCTCGAGAGCACGACGTCCGCGTCGGGCGCCGCGGCGTCGCCGAAGACGTGCGGGTGGCGGCCGACGAGCTTGTCGGCGAGGGTGCGGGCGACGTCGGCGAGGGTGAACAGGCCCTCCTCGGCGGCGAGGCGGGAGTGGAAGAGGACCTGGCAGAGGACGTCGCCGAGCTCCTCCTCGAGAGCGGTCGCGCCCTCCGCGGCGCCGCTCGCGAGCTGGTCGATCGCCTCGATCGCCTCGTAGGACTCCTCGAGCAGGTGGCGCACCAGGCTCTCGTGGGTCTGGGCCGCGTCCCACGGGCAGCGCTCACGCAGCACGCGCACGACCTCCTCGGCACGGGCGAGCTCGCCCGCCACCGGTGCGGCGAGCGCGGGGATGTAGAGGCAGGTGAGGTGGTCGGGGGTGAGGGAGCGGTCGAGCGCCGCCCACTCGACCTCGAGGAGCTGCTCGTCGGGGTGGCCGAGGTGGTGCAACAGGGTGACGGGCTCGTCCGGCTCCTCCTCGACGCTCACCTTCAGCTCGGAGAGGAGGGCGGGCGACCAGAGCTGGGCGACGAGGAGCGGGCCGCGCTCGCCCGCGGCGCGGGTGGCGAACTCCTCCCCGTCGACGAGGCGCACCGAGGCGCGCACCGGGTCGATGCCGAGGCGGGCCCAGGCGAGGTCGAGGAAGGAGGCCGCCGGCAGGACCTCGAGGTCGACCCGCCCGTCCGAGCGCAGCAGCTCGACGGTGCGCTCGAGCACGAGCGGGGAGCCGGGGACGCCGTAGGCGACGCGCCCGTGGCGGGCGGCCGCCGCGACGAGCACCCCGACGATCGCCCGGTAGGCCTCCTCGAAGGAATCGGCCTCCTCGTAGCAGGCGTCGAGCGCCGTCGCGCCCGCCGCGAGGAAGGGCGCGGCGGCGAGGTGGCGGGCGGTGCGCAGGTAGGCCGGCGCCGCGCCGAGGGCGCTGCGCACCGCCTCGCTCAGGAACTCGGGCCCCGCGGGGCCGAGGCCGCAGGCGACGACGAGCGGCCGGGTCGGCTCCCCGCCGCCGCCCGGCACCTAGCCCGCGCTGGTCGGCGAGACGGCGGTCGGGTTGTAGAGCAGGGCGTCGGCGGGGCCGACGGGCGGGTTCACCAGCGCGCCGCTACTGCCGATCGAGGGGGCGCCGTAGGCGGGGTTGACCGCGACGCCGACTGCCTTGGCGTAGGCGGCGACCGCCTTCAGCGCCTGGGCGTTCGCGGCGTCGAAGAGGGCCCGCTCGACGTCACTCAGCTGCGCGACGCCCTCGCGGGAGGTGACCTCGAAGAGCACCCAGCTGCCGTTGGCGTGCACCGGCGACGAGACCGTCCCCGTCGGGAGGGCGGCGACGATGCCGCCGATCGGGGGGATCAGGTCCTCGGGTGGCTGACAGCCGATCGCCCCGCCCGCCGCTCCGGACTGCGCGTCGGTCGAGTTCGCTCTCGCGACGCTCGCGAAGTCGGCTCCCCGGTCGATCGCCACCTGCAACGCCTTGGCCTTCTGCTCGGTGGCGACGAGGATCACCGACAGACAGGCCGTGGTGAGGGCGGCGGTGTGCGCCTGCTCGTAGCTGTGGAGGCCGCCCTCGGTGAGCGGCAGGCCGACGACGTGCGCGTCGAGCACGACCTGGTCGGTCTCGGTCTCCTCGAGGAGCGAGCGATAGGCGGGAGGGAGGGCGGCGAGGAACTTGGCCGCCGCCCGCTGCTCGGCGTCGGGCGAGGTGTCCCCCGTCGGGATCGGGATGCAGCTCGCGTAGTTGGCGGGGCTGAAGGCCGAGTCGAGCTGGGTGAGGGCGGCGGCGCGGGCGAAGGCGGTGCGGGTGAGGCCGAGCTTCGCGATCAGCCCGTCCTCGAGGTGCAGCTGCAGGAGGTCGGTGAGCTGCTGGGCGGTGAACGAGGAGCTGAAGTTGCCGTTGCCCGCGCCGCTGTAGGTGTCGCTCTGGGCCGTGAAGACACAGCGCAGCGCCCCGTCGTCGCGCACCGCCGCGAGGAGGGCGTTGACGCTGCTCTCGGGGATCTGGTCGCCGCCGACGCGCGCCGCGTTCGGCATCGCCGAGACGTCACAGGCCGAGAGGGTGAGCGCGAGCGCGCTGAGGAGGGCGGCGAGGAGGAGTGGTCTGCGCACGGCTCCCCGATGCTAGGGAACCGCGGCGCCCTCGGCCAGCTCGATCAGCTGGCGGCCTCGAGCGCCGGGGGGAGGAGCTCGGAGAGGAAGGCGGCGAGGCCGTCGGCGAAGGAGGCGCCGCCAGCGAGCGGCACGATCACCTGGCCGAGCTCCTCCTTGTACAGGGCGCGCGGCGCGAGGCGCTGCAGGCGGACCCGCGCCGAGGCGGGGAGCGCGACCGGCGAGAAGCGGACGACGACCTCGCCGACGCGCGCCGTGCCGCCGCTGCCGGGGCGGGCGGGCACGCCTGTGAGCTCACGGATGCCGAGGCGGACGCACTCGGCGCGCACCCGGCCGACGGCGAGGAGTGCGGCGGCGGGGCGCGGCAGGGGGCCGAAGCGGTCGAGCCACTCGGCACCGATGTCCGCGACCTGCCCCTCGTCGCTGGCCTGGGAGAGACGGCGGTAGGCCTCGAGGCGGAGGTCCTCGCGCTCGACGTAGCTCGCGGGGAGGTGGGCCTCGACGGGGAGGTCGAGCTTGATCTCCGCGGGCTCGCGCACCGGCTCGCCCTTCAGCTCGGCGACCGCCTCGGCGACCATCTGCACGTAGAGGTCGTAACCGACCGCCGCGATGTGCCCTGACTGGTCCGAGCCGAGGAGGTTGCCGGCGCCGCGGATCTCGAGGTCGCGCATCGCGATCTTGAAGCCCGAGCCGAGCTCGGTGTGCTCGCCGATGGTCCGCAGCCGCTCGTAGGCCTGTTCGGAGAGGACCCGCTCGCGGGGGTGGAAGAGATAGGCGTAGGCGCGCTGCCCGGCGCGGCCGACCCGCCCCCGCAGCTGGTGGAGCTGGCCGAGCCCGAGCAGGTCGGCGCGGTCGACGACGAGGGTGTTCACCGTCGGCATGTCGATCCCGGACTCGATGATCGTCGTGCAGACGAGGACGTCGTAGCTGCCCTCGGCGAAGTCGAGGACGACCTGCTCGAGCGTGCCCTCGTCCATCTGGCCGTGCGCGATCGCGAGGCGTGCCTCGGGGACGAGCGTCTGCAGGCGGCGCGCCGTCTGCTCGATGTCGTGCACCCGGTTGTGCACGAAGAAGACCTGCCCCTCGCGCAGCAGCTCGCGGCGGATCGCCTCCCCCTCGGCCCGCTCGTCCTCCTCGCCGACGTAGGTGAGGATCGGCTGGCGCGCCGCGGGGGGCGTGTCGATGATCGACAGGTCGCGGATCCCGGTGAGCCCCATCTCGAGGGTACGCGGGATCGGGCTCGCGGTGAGGGTCAGCACGTCGACGCCGACGGTGAGCTTCTTCACCGCCTCCTTGTGCGAGACGCCGAACCGCTGCTCCTCGTCGACGACGAGGAGGCCGAGGTCCGAGAAGCGGACGTCCTCACCGAGGAGGCGGTGCGTGCCGATCACGATGTCGACCGCGCCGCTCGCGATGCCGGCGACGACGGCCTTGGCCTCCGCGGGGGTGAGGAAGCGGGAGAGCACCTCGACCCGCACCGGGTAGGGGGCGCAGCGCTCGGCGAAGGTCTGGAAGTGCTGCTGGGCGAGCAGCGTCGTCGGGACGAGCACCGCGACCTGCTTGTTGTCCTGCACCGCCTTGAAGGCGGCGCGCAGCGCCACCTCGGTCTTGCCGAAGCCGACGTCGCCGCAGACGAGGCGGTCCATCGGCGAGGCGCGCTCCATGTCCGCCTTCACCTCGTCGATCGCCCGCAGCTGGTCGGCGGTCTCGATGAAGGGGAAGGCCTGCTCGAACTCGCGCTGCCAGGGGGTGTCGGGGGAGAAGGCGTGGCCCTCGGCGGCGAGGCGGCGCTGGTAGAGGACGACGAGCTCCTGCGCCACCTCGCGCGCCGCGGCGCGCACCCGGCTGCGCTGACGCTGCCACTCGTTGCCGTTCAGGCGGTGCAGCGCCGGCTGCTCGCCGCCCGAGTAGGGGGTGAGCACGTCGATCTGGTCGGAGGGGATGTAGAGCTTGTCGCCGCTGCGGTACTCGAGGAGCAGGTAGTCGCGGGCCGCGCCCCCGAGCTCGCGGGTCACCATCCCCCCGTAGCGGCCGACCCCGTGCACCCGGTGGACGACGTAGCTGCCGGGCGCGAGGTCGTCGAAGAAGCCCTCGACGGGGCGGGCCCTCGCCTTCGGTGCGCGGTGCGCCCGTCGCCGGCCGGTGAGGTCGCCCTCGGTGAGCACGGCGAGGTGCGAGCTCTCGAGGACGAAGCCGCGCTCGAGGGGGCAGACGACGACGTGCACCCCCCGCTCGCGCAGCTGCTCGCCGTGGTGCTCACGGGCGAGCACCACGCCCTCGTCCTCGAGCACGCCGGCGATCCGCTCGGCGCTCCCCGCCCCTTCGGCGGTCACGACGACGCTCACCCCGCGCCCGGCGAGCTCCCCGACGCGGCGCGCGAGGGCGCCCGGGTCGCCGGTCGCGGCGGGCCATCCGGTGGCGCGCAGCGCCTCCAGGTCGGGGCTGTCGGCGACCGCCGGCGCCACCGCGGCGCGCGCCGGCGAGCGCTCGAGGAGACGTTCGTAGGGGGCGTGCAGGCGCGGGAAGTCCTCGGCGGCGAGGTCCGCGCCGGCCCCCCAGGTGCTCGCCAGCGCGTGCGCGAGCGCCGACTCCTCGTCCTCGAGCTCGCTCGCCCGGTCGCGCATCCGGCGGGCATCGAAGAGCACCACCCGGTCGTCGCCGCCGAGGAGGTCGGTGAGCAGGGTGACCTCGGGGACGAGCCAGGGGAGGAAGGACTCGACGCCGTCGAAGAGCTCGCCGTGGGCGATCCGGTCGAACTCCTCCTTGGCGAAGGCCACTTCGTCGACGAGCTCGGCGGCGCGCGCCCGGATCTCCTCGGTGAGGAGGAGCTCGCGGCAGGCGTAGAGCTCGGCGGAGGGGACCTCGCCGACCGAGCGCTGGTCCGAGAGGTCGAACTCCATCAGGCGGTCGACCTCGTCGCCGAAGCAGTCGATGCGCACCGGCGTCTCGCCGGTCGAGGGGAAGACGTCGATGATCCCGCCGCGCACCGCGACCTCGCCGCGGTGCTCCACCTGGTACTCGCGGCGGTAGCCACCGGCGACGAGGTGGTTGAGCAGCCCCTCGATGTCGAGGTGCTGGCCGGAGGTGATGCGGGTCGGCGCGGCCTGCTCGGGCAGCACGCCGAGGCGCTGCAGGAGCGCCTTCACCGGTGCGACGACCACCGGGCCCGGCGCCGCGGGGTCGGCGTGCGCGGCGCGCAGGCGGTCGAGGGCGCGAAGGCGCGCCCCCATCGCCTCGGTGCTCGGCGAGATGCGCTCGAAGGGGAGCGTCTCCCAGGCGGGGACGAGGAGCACCTGCTCGGGGCCGAGGAAGCAGCTGAGGTCGTGGGCCAGGCGCTCGGCCTCGGCGGAGGTGGGCGTCGCGGCGACGAGGACGGGGGCGCTCGAGAGCTGACGGAGGGCGGCGAGCAGGAGCGGGCGTGCCGCCTCGGGGACGGCGACGACGGCGCCCTCGGCACCGAGGATCTCGGCGATCCCGGCCTCGCCGGCGAGCATCCCCGCGAGCGGGGCGAGGGGGCCGCTCAACGGGTGTTGACCTCGTTCATCGCCGCCTCGACGCCCCGCTCGAGCACGAGCTCGACGGCGTCGGCGGCGAGCTCGACCGCGACGACGAGCGCCTCGCGCTCGGCGCGGCCGGGGCGCGAGAGGACGTGGTCCGCGCCCTCGGTGCGGCCGCGGGGCTTGCCGATCCCGACGCGCACCCGCGCGAAGTCGAGGCTGTGCAGGTGGGACTGCGCCGAGCGGAGGCCGTTGTGGCCGGCGGTGCCGCCTCCGAACTTCACCCGCACCACCCCGGGTGGGAGGTCGAGCTCGTCGTGGACGACGAGCAGGCGGTCGAGCGCTCCCCGCGTGTAGCGGCGGACGAGCGGGGCGAGCGCCTGGCCGGAGTCGTTCATGTAGGTCTCCGGGACCGCCAGCGCGAGGCGGCGTTCCCCGACGCGCGCCTCGGCGGCGCGCGCCGACAGCTGCCGCTCGCGGCGCAGCCGGGCCCCGTGGCGACGGGCGAGGACCTCGATGGTGTCGGCACCGACGTTGTGCCGGGTGCCGGCGAACTCCTCGCCGGGATTGCCGAGCCCGACGGCGAGCAGGTCAACGACGGTGCCGCCGGACTCCCTCGCGCCCTTGCGGCCAGGGAGGAAGGGGCTCAGCTCTCCTCCGCGTCCCCGTCGGCGGCGGCGCCAGCCGTCTCGCCGGCGACCGCAGACTCGCCCTCCACGGCCTCGCCCTCCGCCTCTTCGCGGGCGCGCGGCGGCTGGGCGACCGCGACGGGGGCCTCGGGGTCGATCTCGATCGTGACCCCGCTCGGAATCGGCAGGTCGGCGACGCGGATCGTCATCCCGATCTCGAGGTCGGAGATGTCGACCTCGATCGACTCGGGGATGTCCGCCGGCTTCGCGCGCACGTGCAGGCTGAGCAGCGCGTGGTCGACGTTGCCCCCGGCGCGGGTGACGTTGAGTGCCTCGCCGACGAGCACGATCGCGACCTCGGCGGGGACGACCTCGTCGCGGCTCACGACCTGGAAGTCCACGTGGGCGACGGTCTGACGGACCGGGTGGCGCTGGATCTCGCGGGTGATCGCGAGGTGGCGCTCGTCACCGATCTCGACGTCGAAGAGGGGGGCGCCGCGCACCGCCATGAGCGCGCTGCGGAGCACGCGGGCGTCCACGGAGACCGCGATCGGCTCGTCGCCGTGGCCGTAGAGGACGCCGGGGACGCGACCGGCGGCGCGTAGGCGGCGCGCCGAGGCGCTGCCGCGCTCGGCGCGTGGCTCGAGCAGGAGGGCGATGTCAGGCATGGGTGCTCCAGTCGGGAGAGAGGCGGCGGCGCGGACGGGGCGCTGCGCGGCTGGTCATTCTAGGCGCGGCGCGGCGGGGCTGAACCCGCCCGGACCAGGGGGGCCTTCAGCTGAGGTTCTGGCCGCGGAAGATCTCCGAGACCGAGCGGTCCGAGAAGACCGCGGCGATCGCCTCGGCGATGATCGGCGCCACCGAGAGGACCTCGATCTTGTCGATGCGGTGGTCCTCGGGGAGCGGGAGGGTGTTGGTCACGATCACCCGCGAGATCACCGAGGCCTTCAGCCGGTCGAGCGCGGGGTCCGAGAGGACGGGGTGGGTGGCCATCGCCCAGACGTCGGTCGCCCCCGCCTCGACGAGGCGGTCGGCCGCCGCGCAGACGGTGCCGGCGGTGTCGATCATGTCGTCGATGAGGACGCAGAGGCGCTCGGAGACCGCACCGATCACCTCGCGCGCCTCGACGGTGTTCGACTGGCCCGGGGGGCGCGTCTTGTGCACCACGGCGAGGGCGCAGCCGAGCTGCTGGCTGAAGCGCTCCGCGACCTTCAGTCGCCCGGAGTCCGGCGAGACGATCACCAGCCGGGAGGGATCCTCGCCGTGCAGGTAGTCGAGGAGGACCGGTGAGGCGGTGAGGTGGTCGACGGGCATGTCGTAAAAGCCCTGGATCTGTCCGGAGTGCAGGTCCACCGAGACCATCCGGTCGGCGCCTGCGGCGGTCATCAGGTCGGCGACGAGGCGGGCGGTGATCGGCTCGCGCCCGGCCGCCTTGCGGTCCTGGCGGGCGTAGCCGTGGTAGGGGCAGACGACGGTGATCGAGCGCGCCGAGGCGCGCTTCGCGGCGTCCACCATGATCAGCTGCTCCATGATCGACTGGTTCACCGGCGGGCAGTGGGTCTGGATGATGAAGACGTCCGAGCCGCGGATCGAGGAGTCGTACCGGCAGTGGATCTCGCCGTTCGCGAACTCCCGCAGGTTCGCCTCGCCGAGCGTGACGCCGAGGCAGTCGGCGATCTCGCGGGCGAGCTCGGGGTCGGCCCGCCCCGTGAACAGCTCGAGGTGCCGCGGCGCCACCATCTCCATCACGGTCTCCCTTCGAGCGTGGCGACATCGGTCGTGCTGCTTCGGAAGAATGGACCAGTGACGACGCCGGACGCCAGACGGCAGCCGTCGTCGAGCACGGCGTAGGGGCCGACGACCGCGTCGCGGCCGATGACGGCATGGCTCGCGCGTGTCTGCTGCACCTGCGCGCCCTCCCCCACCTCGCAGTCGCTCAGGTGGGTGCCCGGCCCGAGGTGGACGCCGGAGGCGATCCGCGTCTGGCCCTCGAGGACCACGCCGGGGAGGATCGTGACGTCCTCGCCGATCTCGACGCTGACGTCGATGTAGGTCGCACCGGGGTCGGTCATCGTCACCCCGCGGCGCATGAAGCGCTCGTTGATCCGCTCGCGCAGCACCGCCTCCGCGGCGGCGAGCTGCGCCCGGTCGTTCACCCCGGCCGCCTCGACGGGATCCCCCGCGGGCATCGTCACGACCCGGTATCCGGCGTCGTCGAGCACCGCGATCGCGTCGGTGAGGTAGACCTCGCCCTTCGCGTTGGTGGGCGTGAGGCGCCTGAGCGCCGGCGCGAGGACACCGTGGCGGAAGCAGTAGATGGAGGTCGCGACCTCGTCGATGGCGAGCTCCTCCGGGCTCGCGTCGAGGTGCTCGACGATCTTCTTCACGCCGCCGTCCTTGGCCCGCACCACCCGTCCGTAGCCGCTGGGGTCCTCGACGCGGGCGGTGA
It encodes the following:
- a CDS encoding MazG family protein, producing the protein MPGGGGEPTRPLVVACGLGPAGPEFLSEAVRSALGAAPAYLRTARHLAAAPFLAAGATALDACYEEADSFEEAYRAIVGVLVAAAARHGRVAYGVPGSPLVLERTVELLRSDGRVDLEVLPAASFLDLAWARLGIDPVRASVRLVDGEEFATRAAGERGPLLVAQLWSPALLSELKVSVEEEPDEPVTLLHHLGHPDEQLLEVEWAALDRSLTPDHLTCLYIPALAAPVAGELARAEEVVRVLRERCPWDAAQTHESLVRHLLEESYEAIEAIDQLASGAAEGATALEEELGDVLCQVLFHSRLAAEEGLFTLADVARTLADKLVGRHPHVFGDAAAPDADVVLSSWERSKLVEKGRSSVMEGIPAALPALLLAEKVEKKAATVGLTPAERQGEVDLVALAGRLAAGSADEEALGALLLGITARCAAAGLDGEAALRRAAGQLRGQVARAERAAAAEGEEFSSLPAAARRERFLAARRA
- a CDS encoding peptidylprolyl isomerase, with the protein product MRRPLLLAALLSALALTLSACDVSAMPNAARVGGDQIPESSVNALLAAVRDDGALRCVFTAQSDTYSGAGNGNFSSSFTAQQLTDLLQLHLEDGLIAKLGLTRTAFARAAALTQLDSAFSPANYASCIPIPTGDTSPDAEQRAAAKFLAALPPAYRSLLEETETDQVVLDAHVVGLPLTEGGLHSYEQAHTAALTTACLSVILVATEQKAKALQVAIDRGADFASVARANSTDAQSGAAGGAIGCQPPEDLIPPIGGIVAALPTGTVSSPVHANGSWVLFEVTSREGVAQLSDVERALFDAANAQALKAVAAYAKAVGVAVNPAYGAPSIGSSGALVNPPVGPADALLYNPTAVSPTSAG
- the mfd gene encoding transcription-repair coupling factor, whose translation is MSGPLAPLAGMLAGEAGIAEILGAEGAVVAVPEAARPLLLAALRQLSSAPVLVAATPTSAEAERLAHDLSCFLGPEQVLLVPAWETLPFERISPSTEAMGARLRALDRLRAAHADPAAPGPVVVAPVKALLQRLGVLPEQAAPTRITSGQHLDIEGLLNHLVAGGYRREYQVEHRGEVAVRGGIIDVFPSTGETPVRIDCFGDEVDRLMEFDLSDQRSVGEVPSAELYACRELLLTEEIRARAAELVDEVAFAKEEFDRIAHGELFDGVESFLPWLVPEVTLLTDLLGGDDRVVLFDARRMRDRASELEDEESALAHALASTWGAGADLAAEDFPRLHAPYERLLERSPARAAVAPAVADSPDLEALRATGWPAATGDPGALARRVGELAGRGVSVVVTAEGAGSAERIAGVLEDEGVVLAREHHGEQLRERGVHVVVCPLERGFVLESSHLAVLTEGDLTGRRRAHRAPKARARPVEGFFDDLAPGSYVVHRVHGVGRYGGMVTRELGGAARDYLLLEYRSGDKLYIPSDQIDVLTPYSGGEQPALHRLNGNEWQRQRSRVRAAAREVAQELVVLYQRRLAAEGHAFSPDTPWQREFEQAFPFIETADQLRAIDEVKADMERASPMDRLVCGDVGFGKTEVALRAAFKAVQDNKQVAVLVPTTLLAQQHFQTFAERCAPYPVRVEVLSRFLTPAEAKAVVAGIASGAVDIVIGTHRLLGEDVRFSDLGLLVVDEEQRFGVSHKEAVKKLTVGVDVLTLTASPIPRTLEMGLTGIRDLSIIDTPPAARQPILTYVGEEDERAEGEAIRRELLREGQVFFVHNRVHDIEQTARRLQTLVPEARLAIAHGQMDEGTLEQVVLDFAEGSYDVLVCTTIIESGIDMPTVNTLVVDRADLLGLGQLHQLRGRVGRAGQRAYAYLFHPRERVLSEQAYERLRTIGEHTELGSGFKIAMRDLEIRGAGNLLGSDQSGHIAAVGYDLYVQMVAEAVAELKGEPVREPAEIKLDLPVEAHLPASYVEREDLRLEAYRRLSQASDEGQVADIGAEWLDRFGPLPRPAAALLAVGRVRAECVRLGIRELTGVPARPGSGGTARVGEVVVRFSPVALPASARVRLQRLAPRALYKEELGQVIVPLAGGASFADGLAAFLSELLPPALEAAS
- the pth gene encoding aminoacyl-tRNA hydrolase, translating into MSPFLPGRKGARESGGTVVDLLAVGLGNPGEEFAGTRHNVGADTIEVLARRHGARLRRERQLSARAAEARVGERRLALAVPETYMNDSGQALAPLVRRYTRGALDRLLVVHDELDLPPGVVRVKFGGGTAGHNGLRSAQSHLHSLDFARVRVGIGKPRGRTEGADHVLSRPGRAEREALVVAVELAADAVELVLERGVEAAMNEVNTR
- a CDS encoding 50S ribosomal protein L25 gives rise to the protein MPDIALLLEPRAERGSASARRLRAAGRVPGVLYGHGDEPIAVSVDARVLRSALMAVRGAPLFDVEIGDERHLAITREIQRHPVRQTVAHVDFQVVSRDEVVPAEVAIVLVGEALNVTRAGGNVDHALLSLHVRAKPADIPESIEVDISDLEIGMTIRVADLPIPSGVTIEIDPEAPVAVAQPPRAREEAEGEAVEGESAVAGETAGAAADGDAEES
- a CDS encoding ribose-phosphate diphosphokinase, with product MEMVAPRHLELFTGRADPELAREIADCLGVTLGEANLREFANGEIHCRYDSSIRGSDVFIIQTHCPPVNQSIMEQLIMVDAAKRASARSITVVCPYHGYARQDRKAAGREPITARLVADLMTAAGADRMVSVDLHSGQIQGFYDMPVDHLTASPVLLDYLHGEDPSRLVIVSPDSGRLKVAERFSQQLGCALAVVHKTRPPGQSNTVEAREVIGAVSERLCVLIDDMIDTAGTVCAAADRLVEAGATDVWAMATHPVLSDPALDRLKASVISRVIVTNTLPLPEDHRIDKIEVLSVAPIIAEAIAAVFSDRSVSEIFRGQNLS
- a CDS encoding NTP transferase domain-containing protein produces the protein MPPRPLSAIVLAAGGGTRMRSPLPKPLHRLCGRPMLLHVLDALAELPIERVVVVVGYRSSEVTKVLESEAPSELRLEFVEQSAALGTGDATAVGLTGFPVGADLEEGDLVVLPGDTPLLRPATLAALVRTHRQEDAAATLLTARVEDPSGYGRVVRAKDGGVKKIVEHLDASPEELAIDEVATSIYCFRHGVLAPALRRLTPTNAKGEVYLTDAIAVLDDAGYRVVTMPAGDPVEAAGVNDRAQLAAAEAVLRERINERFMRRGVTMTDPGATYIDVSVEIGEDVTILPGVVLEGQTRIASGVHLGPGTHLSDCEVGEGAQVQQTRASHAVIGRDAVVGPYAVLDDGCRLASGVVTGPFFRSSTTDVATLEGRP